In the Pseudonocardia cypriaca genome, one interval contains:
- a CDS encoding heme o synthase: MRDTVRAYLGLTKTRIIEQLLVVTVPAMFLAERGVPSVWLIIATLVGGAMAAASAHALNCVVDADIDAVMKRTSRRPLAKGQVPTRHALVFGLVLGALSAVWLGLTTNWLAAGLSVGAIAFYVLVYTLLLKRRTSQNIVWGGAAGCMPVVIGWAAVTGSVGWPALVMFGVIFFWTPPHFWALAMRYREDYAAAKVPMLPVVAPPEEVSRRIVIYSWVMAAWSLLLLPATSWIYAAVAALGGTWFVLQAHRLHRGVLAGVETRPMRLFHLSNVYLCCLFAAIAVDAAIGLPVLAF, translated from the coding sequence TTGCGGGACACCGTGCGCGCCTACCTCGGGCTCACGAAGACCCGGATCATCGAGCAGCTCCTCGTGGTCACGGTGCCGGCGATGTTCCTCGCCGAGCGCGGGGTGCCGTCGGTGTGGCTGATCATCGCCACGCTGGTGGGCGGCGCGATGGCCGCCGCGAGCGCCCACGCCCTCAACTGCGTGGTCGACGCCGACATCGACGCCGTGATGAAGCGCACCAGCCGCAGGCCGCTCGCGAAGGGGCAGGTGCCCACCCGGCACGCACTGGTGTTCGGCCTCGTCCTCGGCGCGCTGTCGGCGGTGTGGCTCGGGCTCACCACCAACTGGCTGGCCGCGGGCCTCTCGGTCGGCGCCATCGCGTTCTACGTGCTCGTCTACACGCTCCTGCTGAAGCGCCGCACCTCTCAGAACATCGTGTGGGGCGGCGCGGCGGGTTGCATGCCGGTGGTGATCGGCTGGGCCGCGGTCACCGGCTCGGTCGGATGGCCCGCGCTCGTGATGTTCGGTGTGATCTTCTTCTGGACACCGCCGCACTTCTGGGCGCTCGCCATGCGCTACCGGGAGGACTACGCGGCGGCGAAGGTCCCGATGCTGCCGGTCGTGGCTCCGCCGGAGGAGGTGTCGCGGCGCATCGTCATCTACTCGTGGGTGATGGCCGCGTGGTCGCTCCTGCTGCTCCCCGCCACGTCCTGGATCTACGCCGCCGTCGCCGCGCTGGGCGGCACCTGGTTCGTCCTGCAGGCCCACCGCCTGCACCGCGGCGTGCTCGCCGGGGTGGAGACGCGCCCCATGCGGCTGTTCCACCTCTCGAACGTGTACCTCTGCTGCCTGTTCGCCGCGATCGCGGTGGACGCGGCGATCGGACTCCCGGTCCTCGCGTTCTAG
- the tkt gene encoding transketolase — MADIDIETLTRASVPDDWTDLDRRAVDTVRVLAADAVQKVGNGHPGTAMSLAPLAYTLFQRVMRHDPSDPDWIGRDRFVLSAGHSSLTLYIQLYLAGYGLELDDLKSLRTWGSKTPGHPEHRHTPGVEITTGPLGQGLASAVGMAMGARRERGLFDPDAAPGESPFDHHIYVIASDGDIEEGITSEASSLAGHQQLGNLTVIYDDNKISIEDDTTIALSEDTAKRYEAYGWHVQVVEGGENVTGILEALENARAETTRPSFVLLRTVIGFPAPNKMNTGKAHGSALGADEVAEVKKILGFDPEQSFQVDDEVLAHARKVVDRGREAHQAWTKTYEDWAAREPERKELLDRVLGRDLPVGWEKALPSWDPDPKGVATRKASGEVLTALKDVLPELWGGSADLAESNNTTMEGADSFGPASTATKMWKANPYGRTLHFGVREHAMGAILNGIALHGPTRPYGGTFLVFSDYMRPSVRLAALMKSSVVYVWTHDSIGLGEDGPTHQPIEHLAALRAIPGLAMLRPGDANETAHAWRAALERPEGPKGLALTRQNLPVLEGTSAEGVARGGYVLADASSGEPQVILIATGSELQIAAEARKVLESEGVATRVVSMPCVEWFDEQDEAYRESVLPSGVRARVSVEAGVAQPWYRFTGDAGENVSIEHFGASADYQTLFREFGFTTENVVAAAKRSLEKAS; from the coding sequence GTGGCCGATATCGACATCGAGACTCTCACCCGCGCGAGCGTCCCGGACGACTGGACCGACCTGGACCGCCGGGCCGTCGACACGGTCCGGGTGCTGGCCGCCGACGCCGTGCAGAAGGTGGGCAACGGCCACCCGGGCACCGCGATGAGCCTCGCGCCGCTCGCCTACACCCTCTTCCAGCGCGTCATGCGCCACGACCCGAGCGACCCCGACTGGATCGGCCGCGACCGGTTCGTGCTGTCCGCGGGCCACTCCAGCCTCACCCTCTACATCCAGCTCTACCTGGCCGGCTACGGGCTCGAGCTCGACGACCTGAAGTCGCTGCGCACGTGGGGCTCGAAGACCCCCGGCCACCCCGAGCACCGCCACACCCCGGGTGTGGAGATCACCACCGGCCCGCTGGGCCAGGGCCTCGCCTCGGCCGTCGGCATGGCGATGGGTGCGCGCAGGGAGCGCGGCCTGTTCGACCCGGACGCCGCGCCCGGCGAGAGCCCGTTCGACCACCACATCTACGTGATCGCCTCCGACGGCGACATCGAGGAGGGCATCACCTCCGAGGCGTCGTCCCTGGCCGGCCACCAGCAGCTCGGCAACCTCACGGTGATCTACGACGACAACAAGATCTCCATCGAGGACGACACCACGATCGCCCTCTCCGAGGACACCGCCAAGCGCTACGAGGCCTACGGCTGGCACGTGCAGGTCGTCGAGGGCGGCGAGAACGTCACCGGCATCCTCGAGGCGCTGGAGAACGCGCGCGCGGAGACCACGCGGCCGTCGTTCGTCCTGCTGCGCACCGTGATCGGCTTCCCCGCGCCGAACAAGATGAACACGGGCAAGGCCCACGGGTCGGCGCTGGGCGCCGACGAGGTGGCCGAGGTCAAGAAGATCCTCGGGTTCGACCCGGAGCAGAGCTTCCAGGTCGACGACGAGGTGCTCGCCCACGCCCGGAAGGTGGTCGACCGCGGCCGCGAGGCCCACCAGGCCTGGACGAAGACGTACGAGGACTGGGCGGCGCGCGAGCCGGAGCGCAAGGAGCTCCTCGACCGGGTGCTGGGCCGCGACCTGCCGGTCGGCTGGGAGAAGGCGCTGCCGAGCTGGGACCCCGACCCCAAGGGGGTCGCCACCCGCAAGGCGTCCGGCGAGGTCCTCACGGCGCTCAAGGACGTGCTGCCGGAGCTGTGGGGCGGCTCGGCCGACCTGGCGGAGAGCAACAACACCACGATGGAGGGCGCCGACTCGTTCGGCCCCGCCTCCACCGCCACCAAGATGTGGAAGGCCAACCCGTACGGCCGCACCCTGCACTTCGGGGTCCGCGAGCACGCGATGGGCGCCATCCTCAACGGCATCGCGCTGCACGGGCCCACCCGCCCGTACGGCGGCACGTTCCTGGTGTTCAGCGACTACATGCGTCCGTCCGTGCGCCTCGCCGCGCTGATGAAGTCGAGCGTGGTCTACGTCTGGACGCACGACTCGATCGGGCTCGGCGAGGACGGCCCCACGCACCAGCCGATCGAGCACCTGGCCGCGCTGCGGGCCATCCCGGGGCTCGCGATGCTGCGTCCCGGAGACGCCAACGAGACCGCCCACGCGTGGCGCGCCGCGCTGGAGCGGCCTGAGGGCCCCAAGGGTCTCGCGCTCACCCGGCAGAACCTCCCCGTGCTGGAGGGCACGTCCGCCGAGGGCGTCGCCCGCGGCGGCTACGTGCTGGCCGACGCGTCGTCCGGCGAGCCGCAGGTGATCCTCATCGCCACCGGGTCCGAGCTGCAGATCGCGGCCGAGGCCCGGAAGGTGCTCGAGTCCGAGGGCGTTGCCACGAGGGTGGTGTCCATGCCGTGCGTCGAGTGGTTCGACGAGCAGGACGAGGCGTACCGCGAGTCCGTCCTGCCCTCGGGCGTGCGCGCGCGGGTGAGCGTCGAGGCCGGCGTCGCGCAGCCGTGGTACCGCTTCACCGGAGACGCGGGCGAGAACGTCTCCATCGAGCACTTCGGCGCGAGCGCCGACTACCAGACGCTGTTCCGGGAGTTCGGCTTCACCACCGAGAACGTCGTCGCCGCCGCGAAGCGCAGCCTCGAGAAGGCTTCCTGA
- the tal gene encoding transaldolase — translation MSNDRLGQLAAAGVSIWLDDLSRERLNSGNLQELITDKHVVGVTTNPTIFAGALAKGEAYDAQVRELAARGASVEDAVREITVADVQQACDVFSGTWETTGGVDGRVSLEVDPGLARDTEGTVAQALDLWKAVDRPNLLVKIPATEAGLPAITRALAEGVSVNVTLIFSVERYRAVMDAYLDGLEQAAANGHQLAGIASVASFFVSRVDTEIDKRLEAIGSDEALALRGKAGVANSRLAYAAYQEVFSSDRWKALEAKGARKQRPLWASTGVKNPDYSDTLYVTELVVADTVNTMPEKTLLAFADHGEVHGDRVTGTAAEAQEVFDALERVGIDLTDVFLVLEDEGVDKFEKSWTELGDTVTGQLEQAR, via the coding sequence ATGAGCAACGATCGACTCGGGCAGCTGGCCGCGGCCGGGGTGTCCATCTGGCTGGACGACCTGTCCCGCGAGCGCCTGAACAGCGGCAACCTGCAGGAGCTGATCACCGACAAGCACGTCGTCGGGGTCACCACCAACCCCACGATCTTCGCGGGCGCGCTCGCGAAGGGCGAGGCCTACGACGCCCAGGTCCGGGAGCTGGCCGCCCGCGGCGCGTCGGTCGAGGACGCGGTCCGCGAGATCACCGTCGCCGACGTCCAGCAGGCCTGCGACGTCTTCAGCGGCACCTGGGAGACCACGGGCGGCGTCGACGGGCGCGTCTCGCTCGAGGTCGACCCCGGCCTCGCCCGCGACACCGAGGGCACCGTCGCCCAGGCCCTCGACCTGTGGAAGGCCGTCGACCGGCCCAACCTGCTGGTCAAGATCCCGGCCACCGAGGCGGGCCTGCCGGCGATCACCCGCGCGCTCGCCGAGGGCGTGAGCGTGAACGTGACGCTGATCTTCTCGGTGGAGCGCTACCGCGCCGTGATGGACGCCTACCTGGACGGGCTGGAGCAGGCCGCCGCCAACGGGCACCAGCTCGCAGGCATCGCCTCGGTGGCGAGCTTCTTCGTCTCCCGGGTCGACACCGAGATCGACAAGCGGCTGGAGGCGATCGGCTCCGACGAGGCGCTCGCCCTGCGCGGCAAGGCCGGCGTAGCCAACTCGCGCCTGGCCTACGCCGCCTACCAGGAGGTCTTCTCCTCGGACCGGTGGAAGGCGCTGGAGGCGAAGGGCGCGCGCAAGCAGCGGCCGCTGTGGGCGTCGACGGGCGTGAAGAACCCGGACTACTCCGACACGCTCTACGTCACCGAACTCGTCGTTGCCGACACCGTCAACACGATGCCGGAGAAGACGCTGCTCGCCTTCGCCGACCACGGTGAGGTGCACGGCGACCGCGTCACCGGCACGGCCGCCGAGGCGCAGGAGGTGTTCGACGCACTGGAGCGGGTCGGCATCGACCTGACCGACGTCTTCCTCGTGCTGGAGGACGAGGGCGTCGACAAGTTCGAGAAGTCCTGGACCGAGCTCGGCGACACCGTCACCGGGCAGCTGGAGCAGGCGCGCTAG
- a CDS encoding glucose-6-phosphate isomerase, which translates to MTARPVPSEAELLARLVEGGVAARIADGDAGLWPRVARPGWMGAVRAARPLVGEVAALAEQRRVVGQVRVLLAAAGGAGIAAEALTGSDPRLVVLDTTDPPQVADALAGELAATVLVLSAPPGEDPEPVRLLRDTVHAAFRAEGLDPDAHTVVVTPPDGPLLPADTGPDGAITNGTVVVLGPDDVDGPWAAFTAYALVPAGLAGVDAGAVLTEAGTVRAELATAGGDALGLGALLASAPAVALAAPAAPALAEWAAQLVAGGLGKDGQGPVPVVVEGPNAPEWGTLPAVGLGDVPGAVFATRGSVAEQMATWQHAVAAAAHVLGVDPTDRPDALATPAAVTDHGPAFTEAGVAVHAGDWLPAGTATVADALRAFIGDALVGPDDDSGARHLALHAYLDRIEDASAAVLRAELARRTGLPTTFGWAPRCLTGSGQHAKGGPPATRVCQLTADPDDPGLRPEAAAALDAVQQGLAEADAAALTARGRPVLRLHFTDRVAGLVTLARAVQQL; encoded by the coding sequence GTGACCGCGCGACCGGTGCCGTCCGAGGCGGAGCTGCTCGCGCGCCTCGTCGAGGGCGGCGTCGCCGCCCGCATCGCGGACGGCGACGCGGGGTTGTGGCCCCGGGTCGCCCGGCCGGGGTGGATGGGCGCGGTGCGCGCGGCGCGGCCGCTGGTCGGCGAGGTCGCGGCACTGGCCGAGCAACGCCGGGTGGTGGGCCAGGTCCGCGTGCTGCTCGCCGCGGCGGGCGGCGCCGGCATCGCCGCCGAGGCGCTCACCGGGTCCGACCCGCGCCTCGTCGTCCTGGACACCACCGATCCCCCGCAGGTCGCCGACGCACTCGCCGGCGAGCTCGCCGCCACGGTGCTCGTCCTGTCGGCACCGCCCGGCGAGGACCCCGAGCCGGTACGGCTGCTGCGGGACACGGTGCACGCCGCGTTCCGGGCCGAGGGCCTCGACCCCGACGCGCACACCGTCGTCGTCACGCCGCCGGACGGGCCGCTGCTGCCGGCGGACACGGGCCCGGACGGCGCCATCACCAACGGCACCGTCGTCGTGCTCGGACCCGACGACGTCGACGGCCCATGGGCCGCCTTCACCGCGTACGCGCTCGTGCCCGCCGGGCTCGCAGGCGTCGACGCGGGGGCGGTGCTCACCGAAGCGGGCACGGTCCGGGCCGAGCTCGCCACCGCCGGCGGGGACGCGCTGGGCCTCGGTGCGCTGCTCGCCTCCGCTCCCGCGGTCGCGCTCGCCGCACCGGCCGCGCCCGCACTCGCCGAATGGGCGGCTCAGCTCGTGGCCGGCGGTCTCGGCAAGGACGGCCAGGGCCCGGTGCCGGTGGTGGTGGAGGGCCCGAACGCCCCGGAGTGGGGCACGCTGCCCGCCGTCGGGCTGGGGGACGTGCCCGGAGCGGTCTTCGCCACCCGCGGATCGGTGGCCGAGCAGATGGCCACCTGGCAACACGCGGTCGCGGCGGCGGCGCACGTGCTCGGCGTCGACCCCACCGATCGGCCGGACGCGCTCGCCACCCCGGCCGCCGTCACCGACCACGGGCCGGCGTTCACCGAAGCGGGGGTGGCCGTCCACGCCGGCGACTGGCTGCCGGCGGGCACCGCGACCGTCGCCGACGCCCTGCGTGCCTTCATCGGGGACGCGCTGGTGGGCCCGGATGACGACAGCGGGGCCCGCCACCTCGCGCTGCACGCCTACCTCGACCGGATCGAGGACGCCTCCGCCGCCGTGCTGCGCGCGGAGCTCGCCCGCCGCACCGGCCTCCCCACGACGTTCGGATGGGCGCCGCGCTGCCTCACCGGTAGCGGCCAGCACGCGAAGGGCGGCCCGCCCGCCACCCGCGTCTGCCAGCTCACCGCCGATCCCGACGACCCAGGCCTTCGCCCGGAGGCCGCCGCCGCCCTCGACGCCGTCCAGCAGGGGCTCGCGGAGGCCGACGCCGCCGCGCTCACCGCCCGCGGACGCCCCGTGCTGCGCCTCCACTTCACCGACCGGGTGGCCGGCCTGGTCACCCTGGCGCGCGCCGTGCAGCAGCTGTAG
- the zwf gene encoding glucose-6-phosphate dehydrogenase, which translates to MSTATSAAAGWTNPLRDPRDKRLPRIAGPCSLVIFGVTGDLSRKKLMPAIYDLANRGLLPPGFALTGFARRDWADQDFGQVVYNAVKEHARTPFRQHVWDRLAEGFRFVSGSFDDDDAFDRLEETVQALDRERGTAGNHAFYLSIPPGAFPVVLKQLARSGLAKQDGQGWRRVVIEKPFGHDLKSAIELNEIVNDVFPEDSVFRIDHYLGKETVQNILALRFANQLFEPIWNSHYVDSVQITMAEDIGLGGRAGYYDGIGAARDVIQNHLLQLLAFTAMEEPVSFSSNELRIEKIKILNATKLIGPLDETTARGQYTGGWQGGEKVKGLTEEEGFDPNSRTETFAAITCEVDTRRWAGVPFYLRTGKRLGRRVTEIAVIFKRAPHLPFDATMTEELGQNAFVIRVQPDEGVTMRFGSKVPGSQMEVRDVSMDFGYGSAFTEASPEAYERLILDVLLGEPSLFPVNAEVERSWEILDPVIDHWTRQEKGPDPYPAGSWGPESAGAMLARTGRNWRRP; encoded by the coding sequence ATGAGCACCGCCACGTCCGCGGCAGCGGGGTGGACCAACCCGCTGCGCGACCCGCGGGACAAGCGGCTTCCCCGGATCGCGGGACCGTGCAGCCTGGTCATCTTCGGGGTCACCGGCGACCTGTCGCGCAAGAAGCTCATGCCCGCGATCTACGACCTCGCCAACCGGGGGCTCCTGCCGCCGGGCTTCGCCCTCACCGGCTTCGCCCGCCGCGACTGGGCCGACCAGGACTTCGGCCAGGTCGTGTACAACGCGGTCAAGGAGCACGCCCGCACGCCGTTCCGCCAGCACGTGTGGGACCGGCTCGCCGAGGGCTTCCGGTTCGTCTCCGGCAGCTTCGACGACGACGACGCGTTCGACCGGCTCGAGGAGACCGTCCAGGCGCTCGACCGGGAGCGCGGCACGGCCGGCAACCACGCGTTCTACCTGTCGATCCCGCCCGGCGCGTTCCCGGTGGTGCTCAAGCAGCTCGCGCGCTCCGGCCTGGCGAAGCAGGACGGCCAGGGCTGGCGCCGAGTGGTCATCGAGAAGCCGTTCGGGCACGACCTGAAGTCGGCCATCGAGCTCAACGAGATCGTCAACGACGTCTTCCCCGAGGACTCGGTCTTCCGGATCGACCACTACCTCGGCAAGGAGACGGTGCAGAACATCCTGGCGCTGCGCTTCGCCAACCAGCTGTTCGAGCCGATCTGGAACAGCCACTACGTCGACAGCGTGCAGATCACGATGGCCGAGGACATCGGCCTGGGCGGGCGTGCCGGCTACTACGACGGCATCGGTGCCGCCCGGGACGTCATCCAGAACCACCTGCTCCAGCTGCTCGCCTTCACCGCGATGGAGGAGCCGGTCTCGTTCTCCTCCAACGAGCTGCGCATCGAGAAGATCAAGATCCTCAACGCGACGAAGCTCATCGGCCCGCTCGACGAGACCACCGCGCGCGGGCAGTACACCGGCGGCTGGCAGGGCGGCGAGAAGGTCAAGGGTCTCACCGAGGAGGAGGGGTTCGACCCCAACTCCCGCACCGAGACGTTCGCGGCCATCACCTGCGAGGTCGACACCCGGCGCTGGGCGGGCGTGCCGTTCTACCTGCGCACCGGCAAGCGGCTCGGCAGGCGCGTCACCGAGATCGCGGTGATCTTCAAGCGGGCCCCGCACCTGCCGTTCGACGCCACCATGACCGAGGAGCTCGGGCAGAACGCGTTCGTCATCCGCGTGCAGCCGGACGAGGGCGTCACGATGCGGTTCGGCTCCAAGGTGCCCGGCAGCCAGATGGAGGTCCGGGACGTGTCCATGGACTTCGGCTACGGCTCGGCCTTCACCGAGGCCTCTCCCGAGGCGTACGAGCGGCTGATCCTGGACGTGCTGCTCGGCGAGCCGTCGCTCTTCCCGGTCAACGCCGAGGTCGAGCGGTCCTGGGAGATCCTCGACCCGGTGATCGACCACTGGACGCGGCAGGAGAAGGGTCCCGACCCGTACCCGGCGGGGAGCTGGGGTCCGGAGTCGGCGGGCGCCATGCTCGCCCGGACCGGCCGCAACTGGCGCCGGCCGTGA
- the opcA gene encoding glucose-6-phosphate dehydrogenase assembly protein OpcA, with protein sequence MIVDLPSSNTSAVNRKLVEMRASGGALTMSRVLTLVIVTEDGSGIEDSIAAANSASHEHPCRIIVLARGQRRAAPRLDAQIRVGGDAGASEVIVLRGYGPLASDDAGAGMVVPLLLPDAPIVAWWPEEAPAVPSDDPVGKLATRRITDALSAKNPLKAFEQRRAHYVAGDTDLTWTRLTPWRALLATALDAPPFEPVTNVVVAGEAVSPSTELLAGWLAVRLDCKVKRSPAASGPGVVSVRLERRSGPVELVRPDGKVGTLRQPGQPDRLVALARREVRDCLAEELRRLDADEIYGAALDGVGRVARGRTPVSVPALAGA encoded by the coding sequence ATGATCGTCGACCTTCCCTCGAGCAACACCTCGGCCGTCAACCGCAAGCTGGTCGAGATGCGGGCGAGCGGCGGCGCGCTGACGATGAGCCGCGTGCTCACGCTGGTGATCGTCACCGAGGACGGCAGCGGGATCGAGGACTCGATCGCCGCGGCCAACTCCGCGAGCCACGAGCACCCCTGCCGGATCATCGTGCTGGCCCGCGGCCAGCGGAGAGCCGCACCCCGGCTGGACGCCCAGATCCGGGTGGGCGGCGACGCGGGCGCCAGCGAGGTCATCGTGCTGCGCGGCTACGGCCCGCTCGCCTCCGACGATGCGGGCGCCGGGATGGTGGTGCCGCTGCTGCTGCCCGACGCACCCATCGTGGCGTGGTGGCCGGAGGAGGCACCGGCCGTCCCGTCGGACGACCCGGTCGGCAAGCTGGCGACACGCCGCATCACGGACGCGCTGTCGGCGAAGAACCCGCTGAAGGCGTTCGAGCAGCGGCGCGCGCACTACGTCGCGGGCGACACGGACCTCACCTGGACCCGGCTCACCCCGTGGCGCGCGCTGCTCGCCACGGCGCTCGACGCACCGCCGTTCGAGCCGGTCACCAACGTGGTCGTCGCGGGCGAGGCGGTCTCCCCGTCCACCGAGCTGCTCGCCGGCTGGCTCGCGGTGCGCCTGGACTGCAAGGTCAAGCGCTCCCCCGCCGCGTCCGGTCCCGGCGTGGTGTCGGTGCGGCTGGAACGCCGCTCCGGGCCCGTCGAGCTCGTGCGCCCGGACGGGAAGGTGGGCACGCTGCGCCAGCCCGGGCAGCCCGACCGGCTGGTCGCGCTCGCCCGCCGCGAGGTGCGTGACTGCCTCGCGGAGGAGCTGCGCAGGCTCGACGCCGACGAGATCTACGGCGCCGCGCTCGACGGCGTGGGCAGGGTCGCCCGCGGCCGCACACCGGTGAGCGTCCCGGCGCTGGCCGGCGCGTGA
- the pgl gene encoding 6-phosphogluconolactonase: MPTPDIAVHANPDVLAAAVAARLVTKLVDLQAGGNTPKIVLTGGGTGIAVLEQLRASVARDAVDWGKVEFYWGDERFLPPGDPERNETQARDALLDHVPVDPAKVFAMGADTGTGPAGAEAAAEAYAEVLRQAARPEDHGPVPMFDVLMLGMGGEGHTASVFPHSPAVYETERTVVAVHGCPKPPPTRVSLTLPAIRRAAEVWIMTTGEGKAAAVAMALGGAGEVAIPVAGAQGRRRTRWLLDRSAATKLPRDLVPPIG; this comes from the coding sequence ATGCCCACCCCGGACATCGCGGTCCACGCGAACCCGGACGTCCTCGCGGCGGCGGTGGCCGCCCGGCTGGTCACCAAGCTCGTCGACCTGCAGGCCGGGGGCAACACACCGAAGATCGTGCTCACCGGCGGCGGCACCGGCATCGCGGTGCTGGAGCAGCTGCGCGCCTCCGTGGCCCGCGACGCCGTCGACTGGGGCAAGGTCGAGTTCTACTGGGGCGACGAGCGGTTCCTGCCGCCCGGCGACCCGGAGCGCAACGAGACACAGGCCCGCGACGCGCTGCTCGACCACGTCCCGGTCGATCCGGCGAAGGTGTTCGCGATGGGCGCCGACACCGGCACCGGGCCCGCGGGCGCCGAGGCCGCAGCCGAGGCGTACGCGGAGGTCCTCCGGCAGGCGGCCCGACCGGAGGACCACGGCCCCGTGCCGATGTTCGACGTGCTCATGCTCGGCATGGGCGGGGAGGGCCACACCGCGTCGGTCTTCCCGCACTCCCCCGCCGTGTACGAGACCGAGCGCACGGTCGTGGCCGTCCACGGCTGCCCGAAGCCACCGCCGACCCGGGTGTCGCTCACACTGCCGGCGATCCGCCGCGCGGCGGAGGTCTGGATCATGACGACCGGTGAGGGGAAGGCCGCGGCGGTCGCCATGGCGCTCGGCGGGGCTGGTGAGGTCGCGATCCCGGTGGCCGGGGCGCAGGGCAGGCGGCGCACCCGCTGGCTGCTCGACCGCTCCGCGGCGACCAAGCTCCCCCGCGACCTGGTGCCCCCGATCGGGTGA
- a CDS encoding Lrp/AsnC family transcriptional regulator, whose product MAVESLDDLDWRLLEALQRDGRASYADLGRLVGLSPSAVTERVRRLEETGVITGYHCEVDPERLGLPIMALVRLRYPHGNYKPFRDLLATTPEVTEAHHVTGEDCFVLSVRARSMRHLEGVTGRIAGLGSVTTSVVYSTPLPRRSAVTSAVAASGKAASESRRRT is encoded by the coding sequence GTGGCCGTGGAATCCCTGGACGATCTGGACTGGCGCCTGTTGGAAGCGCTGCAGCGCGATGGGCGTGCGAGCTACGCCGACCTCGGCCGCCTGGTCGGCCTCTCGCCCAGCGCTGTCACCGAGCGGGTGCGCAGGCTCGAGGAGACGGGCGTGATCACGGGCTACCACTGCGAGGTCGACCCGGAGAGGCTCGGCCTGCCGATCATGGCGCTCGTCCGCCTGCGCTACCCGCACGGCAACTACAAGCCCTTCCGCGACCTGCTGGCCACCACGCCGGAGGTCACCGAGGCCCACCACGTCACGGGGGAGGACTGCTTCGTGCTGAGCGTGCGCGCCCGCTCGATGCGCCACCTGGAGGGGGTGACCGGCCGCATCGCCGGCCTCGGTTCCGTGACCACCAGCGTCGTCTACAGCACCCCGCTCCCGCGGCGCTCCGCCGTCACGAGCGCGGTCGCCGCCAGCGGGAAGGCCGCGAGCGAGAGCCGCCGCCGCACCTGA
- a CDS encoding rhodanese-like domain-containing protein, which translates to MTPDAVTFFTSRLTFQTDVADVHAAFASGDPGFALVDSRSSAAWTQGRIPGALHLPTAEIPERAAALLDPGVPVVTYCWGPGCNGATRAALAFARLGYDVREMLGGIEYWTREGFPVEVDGDVVRSAPDPLTTPCGC; encoded by the coding sequence ATGACCCCCGACGCCGTCACCTTCTTCACCTCCCGCCTGACCTTCCAGACCGACGTCGCCGACGTCCACGCCGCGTTCGCCAGCGGCGACCCCGGGTTCGCCCTCGTCGACTCGCGCAGCAGCGCCGCGTGGACGCAGGGCCGGATCCCGGGCGCATTGCACCTGCCCACCGCGGAGATCCCCGAGCGCGCCGCAGCGCTGCTCGACCCCGGCGTGCCGGTCGTGACCTACTGCTGGGGCCCGGGCTGCAACGGCGCCACCCGCGCCGCACTCGCCTTCGCCCGCCTCGGCTACGACGTGCGCGAGATGCTCGGTGGGATCGAGTACTGGACGCGCGAGGGCTTCCCGGTGGAGGTGGACGGAGACGTCGTCCGCTCCGCACCGGATCCGCTCACGACTCCCTGCGGGTGCTGA